A stretch of Microbacterium sp. LWH3-1.2 DNA encodes these proteins:
- a CDS encoding APC family permease translates to MSASQSGGTQPLAPSSGAHAGELSNKGLSAGAVGVLGAVVIGVSTIAPAYTLTASLGPTVSVVGTQVPAIILVGFIPMLLTAFGYRELNRAMPDSGTSFTWGVRAFGPWIGWMTGWGLVAATVIVLSNLAGIAVEFLFLLISQLTGNPEIADLAFNPFINVVVCLLFMLGATLVSYRDMQTTQKFQYILVTFQVAVLLLFAVVAIVKAVSGDAPDPTAFSWSWFNPFEVPTFSAFAAGLSLSIFIFWGWDVVLTMNEETKNPAKTPGRAAMLTVVIVVSLYLLLSIGLIMFAGVGDGPLGLANEDISANVFFALSDPILGPLAFLVSLAVLSSSAASLQSTAVGPARTLLAMGHYGALPPKFARVSPRFFTPGYATVVSAIVASVFYAVMRVISENVLTDTILSLGMMICFYYGLTAFACVWYFRKQWFDSVRSFFFTFLFPLVGGAILAVLFVTTLVDSMDPAYGSGSSIGGLGLVFVLGVVVILAGVVIMIWQAIKRPAFFRGETLSIDAPESLRRGRR, encoded by the coding sequence ATGAGCGCATCCCAGAGCGGCGGCACCCAGCCGCTGGCACCGTCCTCCGGCGCGCATGCCGGTGAGCTGTCGAACAAGGGCCTGAGCGCGGGAGCGGTCGGCGTCCTCGGCGCCGTCGTCATCGGCGTCTCGACCATCGCCCCCGCCTATACGCTCACGGCGTCGCTCGGGCCGACGGTCTCGGTCGTCGGCACGCAGGTGCCGGCCATCATCCTCGTCGGCTTCATCCCGATGCTGCTGACGGCCTTCGGCTACCGCGAGCTCAACCGCGCGATGCCCGACTCGGGCACTTCGTTCACGTGGGGCGTGCGCGCGTTCGGCCCGTGGATCGGCTGGATGACCGGCTGGGGCCTCGTGGCCGCGACCGTCATCGTGTTGTCGAACCTCGCGGGCATCGCCGTGGAGTTCCTGTTCCTGCTGATCTCGCAGCTGACGGGCAACCCCGAGATCGCGGACCTCGCGTTCAACCCGTTCATCAACGTGGTGGTGTGCCTGCTGTTCATGCTGGGCGCGACGCTCGTCTCCTACCGCGACATGCAGACCACGCAGAAGTTCCAGTACATCCTGGTGACCTTCCAGGTAGCCGTGCTGCTCCTCTTCGCCGTCGTGGCCATCGTCAAGGCGGTGTCGGGAGATGCCCCCGATCCGACGGCGTTCTCGTGGTCGTGGTTCAACCCGTTCGAGGTGCCGACGTTCAGCGCGTTCGCGGCGGGCCTCTCGCTGTCGATCTTCATCTTCTGGGGCTGGGACGTCGTCCTCACCATGAACGAGGAGACCAAGAACCCCGCGAAGACCCCGGGCCGCGCGGCGATGCTCACGGTCGTGATCGTGGTCTCGCTGTACCTGCTGCTGTCGATCGGCCTGATCATGTTCGCGGGCGTCGGCGACGGTCCGCTGGGACTGGCGAACGAGGACATCTCGGCGAACGTCTTCTTCGCGCTGTCCGACCCGATCCTCGGTCCGCTCGCGTTCCTCGTGTCGCTCGCGGTGCTGTCGAGCTCGGCTGCGTCCCTGCAGTCCACGGCCGTGGGCCCGGCGCGGACGCTCCTGGCGATGGGGCACTACGGCGCCCTGCCGCCGAAGTTCGCCCGCGTCAGCCCGCGCTTCTTCACGCCCGGTTACGCCACCGTGGTGTCGGCGATCGTCGCGTCGGTGTTCTACGCCGTCATGCGCGTCATCAGCGAGAACGTCCTCACCGACACGATCCTGTCGCTGGGCATGATGATCTGCTTCTACTACGGCCTCACCGCGTTCGCGTGCGTCTGGTACTTCCGCAAGCAGTGGTTCGACTCGGTGCGCAGCTTCTTCTTCACGTTCCTGTTCCCGCTCGTGGGCGGCGCGATCCTCGCGGTGCTGTTCGTCACGACGCTCGTCGACTCGATGGACCCGGCCTACGGCAGCGGGTCGAGCATCGGAGGTCTCGGCCTCGTGTTCGTGCTGGGCGTGGTCGTCATCCTCGCGGGCGTCGTGATCATGATCTGGCAGGCGATCAAGCGTCCGGCGTTCTTCCGCGGTGAGACACTCAGTATCGACGCCCCCGAAAGCCTTCGACGCGGCCGCCGCTAG
- a CDS encoding PucR family transcriptional regulator encodes MDADAPTLRALLARRDLKLSLAGDDLDPSTLDRGIRWVHSSDLADPTPFLSEGLVLLTTGTQFPQGDDADAAGVYRSYVHRLATRGVVGLGFGTEVVREGIPPALVDACRDERIPLFEVPYRTPFIAVARANAEAIAAEAYARRSWALAAQRAIALAALRPDGLGATVAELAKQLDTWVGMFDAAGELAREHPVGGLGADTAAALQREVTGVLHRGARAGSSLHIGETPFSLQTLGRGGHLRGVIAIAAGDLDQEGRVVVTAVIAMAGLALEQQQGLGRARNALRAGLVQSLLTGDPALARRASRELWGPLPSAPVVVGLTDAAAARVDGIAELLELWADERRGALFFGRGEDGLVLVVPADDRSGIADLVERYDVRVGLSDPTGYDGFAAALGQARVARDRGIRPVTEFAEVARAGVLSALTDEARALARAELAPLYDHDAAQGTRLVETLKVWLDEDCSHEASAQSLGVHRHTVRTRLALIERVLSRDLSSFATRAELWTALRALAS; translated from the coding sequence ATGGACGCCGACGCCCCCACCCTTCGCGCCCTCCTCGCCCGGCGGGATCTCAAGCTGTCCCTCGCCGGCGACGACCTCGACCCGAGCACCCTGGACCGCGGCATCCGCTGGGTGCACAGCTCCGACCTCGCCGACCCGACTCCTTTCCTCTCCGAGGGCCTCGTGCTGCTCACGACGGGCACGCAGTTCCCCCAGGGGGACGACGCGGACGCGGCCGGGGTCTACCGTTCCTACGTCCACCGGCTCGCGACCCGGGGGGTGGTCGGCCTCGGTTTCGGCACCGAGGTGGTGCGCGAGGGCATCCCGCCAGCCCTGGTCGACGCGTGCCGGGACGAACGCATTCCGCTGTTCGAGGTGCCGTACCGGACGCCGTTCATCGCCGTCGCCCGGGCCAATGCCGAGGCGATCGCCGCAGAGGCGTACGCGCGGCGCAGCTGGGCACTGGCGGCGCAGCGGGCGATCGCCCTGGCGGCGCTGCGCCCCGACGGACTCGGCGCGACGGTCGCCGAGCTCGCGAAGCAGCTCGACACCTGGGTGGGGATGTTCGACGCCGCCGGCGAACTGGCCCGCGAGCACCCCGTCGGCGGGCTCGGCGCCGACACGGCCGCGGCGCTGCAGCGGGAGGTGACGGGCGTGCTGCACCGCGGCGCGCGGGCCGGCTCGTCGCTGCACATCGGCGAGACACCGTTCTCGCTGCAGACGCTCGGCCGCGGCGGGCACCTGCGGGGGGTGATCGCGATCGCCGCCGGAGACCTCGACCAGGAGGGCCGCGTCGTCGTCACCGCCGTCATCGCGATGGCCGGGCTCGCGCTCGAGCAGCAGCAGGGCCTCGGTCGCGCGCGCAACGCGCTGCGGGCGGGGCTCGTGCAGTCGCTGCTGACCGGCGATCCCGCCCTCGCCCGACGCGCCTCACGCGAGCTGTGGGGACCGCTCCCCTCCGCCCCCGTCGTCGTCGGACTGACGGATGCCGCGGCCGCACGGGTCGACGGCATCGCCGAGCTGCTCGAGCTCTGGGCGGACGAGCGGCGCGGCGCCCTGTTCTTCGGCCGCGGCGAGGACGGGCTCGTGCTCGTCGTGCCCGCGGACGACCGCTCCGGCATCGCCGACCTGGTCGAGCGGTACGACGTGCGGGTCGGCCTGTCGGACCCGACCGGCTACGACGGGTTCGCCGCGGCTCTGGGGCAGGCGCGCGTCGCCCGGGATCGCGGCATCCGTCCCGTGACCGAGTTCGCCGAGGTCGCCCGCGCCGGCGTGCTGTCGGCGCTCACCGACGAGGCCCGCGCGCTGGCGCGCGCGGAACTCGCCCCGCTGTACGACCACGACGCCGCGCAGGGCACGCGTCTCGTCGAGACGCTGAAGGTGTGGCTCGACGAGGACTGCTCCCATGAAGCATCCGCGCAATCTCTCGGCGTGCACCGCCACACCGTGCGCACCCGGCTCGCCCTCATCGAGCGTGTGCTGAGTCGCGACCTCTCGTCGTTCGCGACTCGCGCCGAGCTGTGGACGGCGCTGCGCGCCCTCGCCTCGTGA
- a CDS encoding glutamine synthetase family protein, with amino-acid sequence MTHVPGDLVIGSIVDPGGVPRAKAVPASRAGVFATAGMGASPSWNTFCVDDQIAFTGRFSVVGDLRLRIDPAELRDLGGGTMWAPATLCAQSGEPDPACTRTALRRAVERLSALGLSALVGHELEFVLVDAAASSQWSAYGLGVLRAQQPFLDALLSRARIAGIQLAQVHAEYGEDQFEASLLPLDPVRAADELILARLVISQAARDVGLAASFSPLPAAAGAGNGAHQHLSLARDGSPRFSHGRGPHGLTDDGGHAIAGILDALPGLMAVLAGSVLSEARMKPGMWSGASRCWGLENREAAVRLCTATPGNPAGASIEIKPVDPSANPYSASAVLLEAARTGIVEGRTLPPETQVDPGAIGGIDRLPVGIPAQLELLRASPVAERALGPDILEAFVAVRTLEHQTFGDRELAEVCDRLRLAWSL; translated from the coding sequence ATGACCCACGTTCCCGGCGACCTCGTCATCGGCTCGATCGTGGATCCGGGCGGTGTCCCGCGTGCGAAGGCGGTGCCCGCTTCCCGGGCGGGGGTGTTCGCGACGGCGGGCATGGGCGCCTCCCCCAGCTGGAACACGTTCTGCGTCGACGACCAGATCGCGTTCACCGGGCGCTTCTCGGTGGTGGGCGACCTGCGCCTGAGGATCGATCCCGCCGAGCTGCGCGACCTCGGCGGTGGCACGATGTGGGCGCCCGCGACCCTGTGCGCGCAGTCCGGCGAGCCCGACCCCGCGTGCACCCGCACCGCCCTGCGTCGCGCGGTCGAGCGGCTGTCGGCCCTGGGCCTCAGCGCGCTCGTCGGCCACGAACTGGAATTCGTCCTGGTGGATGCCGCGGCCTCGTCGCAGTGGTCGGCGTACGGGCTCGGCGTGCTCCGGGCCCAGCAGCCGTTCCTCGATGCGCTTCTGTCTCGCGCCAGGATCGCCGGGATCCAGCTTGCCCAGGTTCACGCCGAGTACGGCGAGGACCAGTTCGAGGCCTCGCTCCTCCCGCTCGACCCGGTGCGCGCGGCCGACGAGCTCATCCTTGCGCGGCTCGTGATCTCGCAGGCGGCGCGCGATGTCGGGCTCGCGGCCTCCTTCTCGCCCCTTCCTGCCGCAGCGGGGGCGGGCAACGGCGCCCATCAGCACCTCTCGCTGGCCCGCGACGGGTCGCCGCGATTCAGCCACGGCCGCGGACCGCACGGTCTCACGGACGACGGCGGCCACGCGATCGCGGGCATCCTGGACGCGTTGCCGGGCCTCATGGCGGTCCTCGCCGGATCCGTACTTTCGGAAGCGCGGATGAAGCCGGGCATGTGGTCGGGAGCGTCCCGGTGCTGGGGGCTGGAGAACCGGGAGGCGGCCGTGCGGCTGTGCACCGCGACCCCCGGCAATCCGGCGGGCGCGAGCATCGAGATCAAGCCCGTCGATCCGTCGGCGAACCCCTACTCCGCCTCCGCGGTGCTGCTCGAGGCGGCCCGCACGGGGATCGTCGAGGGCCGGACACTGCCGCCCGAGACTCAGGTCGATCCCGGCGCGATCGGAGGGATCGACCGGCTGCCGGTCGGCATCCCGGCTCAGCTCGAGCTCCTGCGGGCGTCGCCCGTCGCCGAGCGGGCGCTCGGCCCCGACATCCTCGAGGCGTTCGTCGCGGTGCGTACGCTCGAGCACCAGACGTTCGGCGACCGCGAGCTCGCCGAGGTGTGCGACCGCCTCCGCCTCGCCTGGTCGCTGTAG
- the gabT gene encoding 4-aminobutyrate--2-oxoglutarate transaminase → MSSAADIITETPLGGPTLPQARRLVTSIPGPRSQELLDRKADAVAAGVGHTAPVQAVAAGGGVIVDADGNSLIDLGSGIAVTTIGNAHPKVVAAVQEQVARFTHTCFMIAPYDSYVSVAEALNRITPGDHAKKSALFNSGAEAVENAVKIARKYTGKQAVVAFDHGYHGRTNLTMALTAKSMPYKSGFGPFASEIYRAPLSYPYRDGLDGGLAAKKAISMIEKQVGADNLAAVIIEPIQGEGGFIVPADGFLPALVEWCRANDVVFIADEIQTGFARTGEMFASDLFGIVPDLITTAKGIAGGLPLAAVTGRAEIMDASHAGGLGGTYGGNPIACAAALAAIDVFENDGMLERAREIGSVLKGRLQELQASDPRIGDVRGHGAMIAAEFVDPATGEPDAALTAAVAKASIAQGVIVLTCGTYGNVIRFLPPLSITDDLLHEGLDVVAAALAAS, encoded by the coding sequence ATGAGCAGCGCAGCCGACATCATCACCGAAACGCCCCTCGGCGGTCCGACGCTTCCACAGGCGCGCCGCCTGGTCACCAGCATCCCCGGTCCCCGCTCGCAGGAGCTCCTCGACCGCAAGGCCGACGCCGTCGCCGCGGGCGTCGGACACACCGCGCCCGTGCAGGCCGTGGCGGCCGGAGGCGGCGTCATCGTCGACGCCGACGGCAATTCGCTCATCGATCTCGGCTCGGGCATCGCGGTGACCACGATCGGGAACGCGCACCCCAAGGTCGTCGCCGCGGTGCAGGAGCAGGTCGCCCGGTTCACCCACACGTGCTTCATGATCGCGCCGTACGACTCCTACGTGTCGGTCGCCGAGGCGCTCAACCGCATCACGCCCGGCGACCACGCCAAGAAGAGCGCCCTGTTCAACTCGGGTGCCGAGGCGGTGGAGAACGCGGTCAAGATCGCCCGCAAGTACACCGGCAAGCAGGCGGTCGTCGCGTTCGACCACGGTTACCACGGCCGCACCAACCTGACGATGGCGCTCACCGCGAAGTCGATGCCCTACAAGAGCGGCTTCGGCCCGTTCGCGTCGGAGATCTACCGCGCGCCGCTGTCGTACCCCTACCGCGACGGGCTCGACGGGGGCCTGGCGGCCAAGAAGGCCATCTCGATGATCGAGAAGCAGGTCGGGGCCGACAACCTCGCCGCCGTCATCATCGAGCCCATCCAGGGCGAGGGCGGCTTCATCGTCCCCGCCGACGGCTTCCTGCCTGCGCTCGTCGAGTGGTGCCGCGCGAACGACGTGGTCTTCATCGCCGACGAGATCCAGACCGGCTTCGCCCGTACGGGGGAGATGTTCGCGAGCGACCTGTTCGGCATCGTGCCGGACCTGATCACCACCGCCAAGGGCATCGCGGGGGGCCTGCCCCTGGCGGCCGTGACGGGCAGGGCCGAGATCATGGACGCCTCGCACGCGGGTGGCCTCGGCGGCACCTACGGCGGCAACCCGATAGCATGCGCCGCCGCGCTCGCCGCCATCGACGTGTTCGAGAACGACGGGATGCTCGAGCGCGCCCGCGAGATCGGGAGCGTCCTGAAGGGCCGCCTGCAGGAGCTGCAGGCATCCGACCCGCGCATCGGCGACGTGCGCGGCCACGGCGCGATGATCGCCGCCGAGTTCGTCGACCCCGCGACGGGCGAGCCCGACGCCGCGCTCACCGCCGCGGTTGCGAAGGCGTCCATCGCACAGGGCGTCATCGTGCTCACGTGCGGCACCTACGGGAACGTGATCCGCTTCCTGCCGCCGCTGTCGATCACCGACGACCTGCTCCACGAGGGCCTGGACGTCGTCGCCGCAGCGCTGGCTGCCTCTTGA
- a CDS encoding flavin monoamine oxidase family protein, with protein sequence MTELTRDVVIVGAGAAGTTAANELKKAGLSVVVLEARDRVGGRLWTDVVDGAMLEIGGQWVSPDQDALKETLAELGLETYSRYREGDSVYIGQDGELTRFTGEIFPVAPETEKEIVRLIEVLDGLVAQIDPDKPWEHPDAEALDRISFEAWLEGQTDDQEARDNIALFIAGAMLTKPAYAFSALQALLMAASAGSFSHLVDADFILDERVVGGLQQVPLLLAERLGDDVILGQPVTEVHWSDDGVRVVTDNGLEVRARFVILAHAPILYPWIEFAPPLPRLKQQMHQHISMGFVIKVHAVYDRPFWREQGLSGTAFSPYEISHEAYDNTNHDDERGTLVGFVSDRNADDLFRVSAEERKERILESLSHYYGPEAKTPLVYFESDWGAEEWTRGAYAASFDLGGLARYGADLRTPVGPIHFACSDMAGAGYQHVDGAIRMGRLVAANIVEAARR encoded by the coding sequence ATGACCGAGCTGACACGTGACGTCGTGATCGTCGGCGCCGGCGCCGCCGGCACGACCGCTGCGAACGAGTTGAAGAAGGCGGGACTGTCGGTCGTCGTGCTCGAGGCGCGCGACCGCGTGGGCGGCCGACTGTGGACCGACGTCGTCGACGGCGCGATGCTCGAGATCGGCGGCCAGTGGGTCTCACCCGACCAGGACGCGCTCAAGGAGACCCTCGCCGAGCTGGGTCTCGAGACTTACAGCCGCTACCGCGAAGGCGACTCCGTGTACATCGGCCAGGACGGCGAGCTCACCCGCTTCACGGGCGAGATCTTCCCCGTCGCACCCGAGACCGAGAAGGAGATCGTCCGCCTCATCGAGGTGCTCGACGGGCTCGTCGCACAGATCGACCCCGACAAGCCGTGGGAGCATCCCGACGCCGAGGCGCTCGACCGCATCTCGTTCGAGGCATGGCTCGAGGGGCAGACCGATGACCAGGAGGCGCGCGACAACATCGCCCTCTTCATCGCCGGCGCGATGCTCACCAAGCCCGCGTATGCGTTCTCCGCGCTCCAGGCCCTTCTCATGGCGGCCAGCGCGGGCAGCTTCTCCCACCTCGTCGACGCGGACTTCATCCTCGACGAGCGCGTGGTCGGGGGCTTGCAGCAGGTTCCGCTCCTCCTCGCCGAGCGCCTGGGCGACGACGTCATCCTGGGTCAGCCGGTCACCGAGGTGCACTGGTCGGACGACGGCGTCCGCGTCGTCACCGACAACGGCCTCGAGGTGCGCGCGCGGTTCGTCATCCTGGCGCACGCGCCGATCCTCTACCCGTGGATCGAGTTCGCGCCGCCGCTGCCGCGCCTCAAGCAGCAGATGCACCAGCACATCTCGATGGGCTTCGTCATCAAGGTGCACGCGGTCTACGACCGCCCGTTCTGGCGCGAGCAGGGCCTGTCAGGCACCGCGTTCAGCCCGTACGAGATCTCGCACGAGGCATACGACAACACCAACCACGACGACGAGCGCGGCACCCTGGTCGGCTTCGTGTCGGACCGCAACGCCGACGACCTCTTCCGCGTCTCGGCGGAGGAGCGCAAGGAGCGCATCCTCGAGTCGCTGTCGCACTACTACGGCCCCGAGGCCAAGACCCCGCTGGTCTACTTCGAGAGCGATTGGGGCGCCGAGGAGTGGACCCGCGGCGCGTACGCCGCGAGCTTCGACCTCGGCGGCCTCGCCCGCTACGGCGCGGATCTGCGCACCCCCGTCGGCCCCATCCACTTCGCGTGCAGCGACATGGCCGGCGCCGGTTACCAGCACGTCGACGGCGCCATCCGCATGGGCCGGCTGGTGGCCGCGAACATCGTCGAGGCGGCACGGCGATGA
- a CDS encoding amidohydrolase family protein, whose amino-acid sequence MRNAPPPTLASAAAPSAATVRDAVGDVLNGIRLVDHHAHSVFADDLDDAGFETALSESGAPLRRGATAFDSQLGFAIRRICAPVLGLEPFAAPEVYLRRRRELGTPEATRRLLDASGVDEVLVDGGYAPESLLGEAQLFAFGLRIRPIVRLEAVAEASAAAASDASGFMAELDRRLDETRATAAGYKTVAAYRTGLALPPARPTDREVTAAAARWLARLAESGAPPRLTDQVLIRHLIWWAIDAGAVLQVHAGFGDSDLRLAGADPLLLQPLIARSAGSDATIALLHCYPFERAAGFLCHTYPHVVMDVGLAVSHLGAAATGVVARSLELAPFSAVLFSTDAWGLPERYAVGARLWREAMTDVLAGFVQAGRCSLDDAARVAKMIGRENAARIYG is encoded by the coding sequence ATGCGCAACGCGCCGCCGCCCACCCTCGCCAGTGCGGCGGCGCCGAGTGCGGCCACGGTGCGCGATGCCGTGGGCGACGTCCTCAACGGCATCCGTCTCGTCGACCATCATGCCCACAGCGTCTTCGCGGACGATCTGGACGATGCCGGGTTCGAGACGGCCCTGTCCGAGTCCGGTGCGCCGCTGCGGCGGGGAGCGACGGCGTTCGACAGCCAGCTCGGCTTCGCGATCCGCCGCATCTGCGCGCCCGTCCTCGGGCTGGAGCCGTTCGCCGCTCCAGAGGTCTATCTGCGGCGGCGCCGCGAGCTCGGCACCCCTGAGGCTACACGGCGCCTGCTCGATGCGTCCGGCGTCGACGAGGTCCTCGTCGACGGCGGGTACGCGCCGGAGAGCCTACTCGGCGAGGCGCAGCTGTTCGCGTTCGGGCTGCGGATCCGCCCGATCGTGCGACTCGAGGCGGTCGCCGAAGCCTCCGCGGCTGCAGCGTCCGACGCGTCGGGGTTCATGGCCGAGCTCGACCGGCGCCTCGACGAGACGCGCGCGACAGCTGCCGGCTACAAGACCGTCGCCGCCTATCGCACGGGGCTCGCGCTGCCGCCCGCTCGCCCCACCGACAGGGAGGTCACGGCCGCCGCAGCGCGCTGGCTCGCCCGGCTCGCCGAGAGCGGCGCACCGCCGCGGCTCACCGACCAGGTTCTCATCCGGCATCTCATCTGGTGGGCGATCGACGCCGGGGCGGTGCTCCAGGTTCACGCGGGCTTCGGCGACTCGGACCTGAGGCTCGCCGGAGCCGACCCGCTGCTGCTGCAGCCGCTCATTGCGCGTTCCGCCGGCTCGGACGCGACGATCGCGCTCCTGCACTGCTATCCGTTCGAGCGGGCGGCGGGGTTCCTGTGCCACACGTACCCGCACGTCGTCATGGACGTCGGCTTGGCCGTTTCGCATCTGGGAGCCGCCGCGACCGGCGTCGTGGCGCGGTCGCTCGAACTCGCCCCGTTCTCGGCGGTGCTCTTCTCGACCGATGCGTGGGGGCTGCCCGAGCGCTACGCCGTCGGTGCGCGGCTGTGGCGTGAGGCTATGACGGACGTGCTGGCCGGGTTCGTCCAAGCAGGCCGCTGCTCGCTCGACGATGCCGCGCGCGTCGCCAAGATGATCGGGCGCGAGAACGCGGCGAGGATCTACGGATGA
- a CDS encoding NAD(P)/FAD-dependent oxidoreductase: protein MTEPAVPNGDVSWWWRSLGGTPPPRAPLPGDIDVDVAIVGGGYTGLWTAYYLKRAQPDLRVVVLEQRFAGFGASGRNGGWLTNTVTGGRERYAESHGRDAAVAQQRALNEAVDEVIAVAAREGIDADVVKGGEYGVARTPAQLGRLTAGAVAEQSWPHTDVEILDAAAAASRIRIAGTLGAVWHPHCARVHPTKLVRGLAEAVERLGVPLHERTRVREIAPGRAVTDRGTVRATHVLRATEGFTADLRGEHRTWLPMNSSMIVTEPLPASFWEAVGWDRHETVGDFAHVYMYAQRTADDRIAFGGRGVPYRYGSRVDTDGRTQERTIASLRRLLREFFPDAAGVPVAHAWAGVLGVSRDWTATVVHDRATGLGWAGGYVGTGVTATNLAGRTLADLVLERDTGLTRLPWVGHRAKRWEIEPLRWTAVNAIYTAYRLADRAEASGRSERTAWPAHVSDWVAGR from the coding sequence ATGACCGAGCCGGCTGTGCCCAACGGCGACGTGTCGTGGTGGTGGCGCAGCCTCGGCGGCACTCCTCCCCCTCGCGCTCCCCTGCCGGGCGACATCGACGTCGACGTCGCCATCGTGGGCGGCGGCTACACGGGCCTCTGGACCGCGTACTACCTGAAGCGCGCCCAGCCCGACCTGCGGGTCGTCGTGCTCGAGCAGCGCTTCGCCGGGTTCGGGGCCTCCGGCCGCAACGGCGGCTGGCTCACCAACACCGTCACCGGCGGACGCGAGCGCTACGCCGAGTCGCACGGCCGAGACGCCGCCGTCGCGCAGCAGCGCGCGCTCAACGAGGCGGTCGACGAGGTCATCGCCGTCGCCGCGCGCGAGGGCATCGACGCCGATGTCGTCAAGGGCGGCGAGTACGGCGTCGCCCGCACCCCGGCCCAGCTCGGCCGCCTCACCGCGGGCGCCGTCGCCGAGCAGTCATGGCCGCACACGGACGTGGAGATCCTGGATGCTGCAGCCGCAGCATCCCGGATCCGCATCGCCGGAACGCTCGGCGCCGTCTGGCACCCGCACTGCGCCCGCGTGCACCCGACGAAGCTCGTGCGCGGGCTCGCCGAGGCGGTAGAGCGGCTCGGGGTGCCCCTTCACGAGCGGACCCGCGTGCGCGAGATCGCGCCCGGACGGGCCGTCACCGATCGCGGCACGGTGCGCGCGACGCATGTGCTGCGGGCCACCGAGGGCTTCACCGCCGACCTCCGCGGCGAGCACCGCACGTGGCTGCCGATGAACTCGTCGATGATCGTGACCGAACCGCTGCCTGCGTCGTTCTGGGAGGCCGTCGGGTGGGACCGACACGAGACGGTCGGCGACTTCGCACACGTGTACATGTACGCGCAGCGCACTGCCGACGACCGCATCGCCTTCGGCGGGCGAGGCGTGCCGTACCGGTACGGCTCGCGCGTCGACACCGACGGCAGGACGCAGGAGCGCACGATCGCGTCGCTCAGGCGGCTGCTGCGGGAGTTCTTCCCTGATGCCGCGGGCGTGCCCGTCGCGCACGCCTGGGCCGGCGTGCTCGGCGTGTCCCGCGACTGGACCGCCACGGTCGTCCATGACCGCGCGACGGGGCTCGGCTGGGCCGGTGGCTACGTCGGCACCGGCGTCACGGCGACGAACCTCGCGGGCCGTACGCTCGCCGATCTCGTGCTGGAGCGCGACACCGGGCTCACCCGCCTCCCCTGGGTGGGTCACCGCGCGAAGCGCTGGGAGATCGAGCCCCTGAGGTGGACCGCCGTGAACGCGATCTACACCGCGTATCGGTTGGCCGACCGGGCAGAGGCATCCGGCCGCTCTGAACGCACTGCCTGGCCGGCCCACGTCTCCGACTGGGTCGCCGGACGCTGA
- a CDS encoding universal stress protein has protein sequence MSDRIVVGYTATDAGADAVALGARLAAAMHAPLDLVLVLPAEDRSVITPPDAGYDRYLVTQSETWLAEAAASIPDAVTHASHVRFGDSFGEGLIAAAHELSASHIVVGAANGGRRGRHRLGTVANELLHSSDVPVVLAPEGSRRLEATTVTRVTAAIGTRPGASALLDESVALATATGARLRLLSLVSVDLPAGVDTGVIRIAGAAHADDVLGKALEALPDGVEADVVVARGDSIEDAVAHLGWEPGELAVVGSSRLARRRRLFLGSTAAKMLHELPVPMVVVPRTRGKKGARR, from the coding sequence ATGAGCGACCGCATCGTGGTCGGGTACACCGCGACGGACGCGGGAGCGGATGCCGTCGCCCTCGGCGCGCGCCTGGCCGCGGCGATGCACGCACCGCTCGACCTCGTGCTGGTGCTGCCGGCCGAGGACCGCAGCGTCATCACCCCGCCCGATGCCGGCTACGACCGTTACCTGGTGACTCAGTCTGAGACGTGGCTCGCCGAGGCCGCGGCGTCGATTCCGGATGCCGTGACGCACGCGTCGCACGTGCGATTCGGCGATTCCTTCGGAGAGGGCCTCATCGCCGCTGCGCACGAGCTCTCGGCATCCCATATCGTCGTCGGTGCCGCCAATGGCGGACGTCGCGGGCGCCATCGCCTCGGCACCGTGGCGAACGAGCTGCTGCATTCATCGGACGTGCCCGTCGTGCTCGCCCCCGAGGGGTCGCGCCGGCTGGAGGCGACCACGGTCACCCGCGTCACCGCCGCCATCGGCACGCGCCCGGGCGCGAGCGCCCTGCTCGACGAGAGCGTCGCCCTGGCCACCGCGACGGGCGCCCGACTGCGACTGCTGTCGCTCGTCTCGGTGGACCTCCCCGCAGGGGTCGACACGGGCGTCATCCGCATCGCCGGCGCCGCGCACGCCGACGACGTGCTGGGCAAGGCCCTCGAGGCACTCCCGGACGGCGTTGAAGCCGACGTGGTCGTCGCGCGCGGCGACAGCATCGAAGACGCCGTCGCCCATCTCGGCTGGGAGCCCGGCGAACTCGCGGTGGTCGGCTCGAGCCGGCTGGCCCGGCGCCGGCGGCTCTTCCTCGGCTCGACGGCGGCGAAGATGCTGCACGAGCTTCCCGTACCCATGGTCGTGGTGCCCCGCACCCGCGGCAAGAAAGGCGCACGACGATGA